The following are encoded in a window of Balaenoptera ricei isolate mBalRic1 chromosome 1, mBalRic1.hap2, whole genome shotgun sequence genomic DNA:
- the ELOA gene encoding elongin-A isoform X1 yields MAAESALQVVEKLQARLAANPDPKKLLKYLKKLSTLPITVDILAETGVGKTVNSLRKHEHVGSFAKDLVAQWKKLVPVERNTEPDEQDFEKSNSRKRPRDALKEEEEVEGDYPESWKASGSQSFSPDNRQKKHRKLSELERPHKVSHSHERRDERKRYHRVSPVYSSDHESSDYGHVQSPLSSASPHQMSVDHYRSLEEDHEPFVSHQKPGKGHSNAFQDRLGVSQERHLGEAQGKEVVSQSKEHRSSHKEKRPVNAKGDEKSSLSREKSHKAISKEENRRRPPSGDSTKEKPPSSGVKKEKEKEGSTKKVLPPLEVASDNHLKKPKYRDPEKTKSDKNKQSLESLDIGKRAGDLLPKAKEKVSNNLKTQEGKVKPSHSDRKSVGSFLKAEEADMDDEFEQPTMSFESYLSYDQPRKKKKKIVKTSTTTPGEKGFKKHDSKSTSKNLDSVQKLPKVNENKSEKLPPAGSHSAKLKKVPSDVLPVLPDLPLPVIQANYRPLPSLELMSAFQPKRKALSSPQEEEEAGFTGRRMNSKMQVYSGSKCAYLPKMMTLHEQCIRVLKNNIDSIFEVGGVPYSVLEPVLERCTPDQLYRIEEYNHVLIEDTDQLWKVHCHRDFKDERPEEYESWREMYLRLQDAREQRLRVLTKNIRSAHANKPKGRQAKMAFVNSVAKPPRDVRRRQEKFGTGGAAVPEKIRIKPAPYLSGSSRLGSGGSNSFNASPEEPAYDGPSTSSAHSAPVVSSAVSCDPRKPTVKSRNCPNDGQDD; encoded by the exons ATGGCGGCGGAGTCGGCGCTCCAAGTTGTGGAGAAGCTGCAGGCGCGCCTGGCCGCGAACCCGGACCCGAAGAAG CtattgaaatatttgaagaaactctCCACCTTGCCTATTACAGTAGACATTCTTGCG GAGACCGGGGTTGGGAAAACGGTAAATAGCTTGCGAAAACATGAGCATGTCGGAAGCTTTGCCAAggacctagtggcccagtggAAGAAGCTGGTTCCTGTGGAACG aaatactgaGCCTGATGAACAGGACTTTGAGAAGAGCAATTCTCGAAAGCGCCCCAGGGATGCCcttaaggaggaggaggaggtagagGGGGACTACCCAGAAAGCTGGAAAGCCTCTGGTAGCCAGTCGTTTAGTCCTGATAACAGacagaaaaaacacagaaaactctCAGAGCTTGAGCGCCCTCACAAAGTATCTCACAGTCATGAGAGGAGAGACGAGAGAAAGAGGTACCACAGAGTTTCTCCAGTTTACTCTTCAGACCACGAATCTTCCGATTACGGCCATGTTCAGTCCCCACTGTCATCCGCCAGCCCTCATCAGATGTCTGTGGACCATTACAGATCCCTGGAGGAGGACCACGAGCCCTTTGTTTCACACCAGAAGCCTGGCAAAGGCCACAGTAATGCCTTTCAGGACAGACTGGGGGTCAGTCAAGAACGACACCTGGGTGAAGCCCAAGGGAAAGAGGTCGTGAGTCAGAGCAAGGAGCACAGATCTTCCCATAAAGAAAAACGTCCGGTGAATGCCAAAGGAGATGAGAAGTCTTCTTTGAGCAGAGAAAAATCACACAAGGCCATCTCCAAAGAGGAAAACCGGCGGAGGCCACCCTCAGGGGACAGTACAAAGGAGAAACCGCCCTCTAGTGGTgtcaagaaagagaaggaaaaagagggcaGCACCAAGAAGGTTTTACCCCCCTTGGAGGTGGCATCAGACAACCACCTTAAAAAGCCAAAATATagagacccagagaaaaccaaatcAGACAAAAACAAGCAGAGTCTAGAAAGCTTAGACATAGGCAAGAGGGCAGGAGACCTGTTGCCCAAGGCAAAAGAGAAGGTTTCTAACAACCTAAAGACTCAAGAAGGAAAAGTAAAACCTTCTCATTCAGATAGAAAGTCAGTGGGCTCCTTTCTTAAAGCTGAGGAGGCAGATATGGATGATGAATTCGAGCAGCCCACCATGTCTTTTGAGTCATACCTCAGCTATGACCAGCCccggaagaaaaagaaaaagattgtgaAAACTTCAACCACGACTCCTGgagaaaaaggatttaaaaaacatGATTCAAAAAGCACTAGTAAAAACTTGGACTCAGTTCAGAAATTACCTAAGGTGAATGAAAACAAGTCAGAGAAGCTTCCGCCAGCTGGATCCCATTCAGCCAAGCTGAAAAAG GTCCCCAGCGATGTGCTGCCAGTGTTACCAGACCTTCCATTACCTGTGATACAGGCCAATTACCGCCCACTTCCTTCCCTTGAATTGATGTCTGCCTTCCAACCAAAGCGAAAAG CACTCTCCTCAccccaggaagaggaagaagctggATTTACCGGACGAAGAATGAATTCCAAGATGCAGGTCTATTCTGGTTCCAAGTGTGCCTATCTCCCCAAAATGATGACCTTGCACGAGCAGTGCATCCGGGTGCTTAAAAACAACATTGACT CAATCTTTGAAGTGGGAGGCGTCCCATATTCTGTTCTTGAACCTGTTTTGGAGAGGTGTACACCTGATCAGTTATATCGCATAGAGGAATACAATCAC GTATTAATTGAAGATACGGATCAATTATGGAAAGTTCATTGTCACCGAGACTTTAAGGATGAAAGGCCAGAAGAGTATGAGTCGTGGCGGGAGATGTACCTGCGGCTTCAGGATGCCCGAGAGCAGCGGCTGCGAGTCCTCACAAAGAATATCCGATCTGCGCACGCCAATAAGCCCAAAG GCCGACAAGCAAAAATGGCCTTTGTCAACTCTGTGGCCAAGCCGCCTCGTGATGTTCGAAGGAGGCAGGAGAAGTTTGGAACAGGAGGTGCAGCTGTGCCTGAGAAAATCAG GATCAAGCCAGCGCCGTACCTCTCAGGAAGCAGCCGCTTGGGCAGTGGCGGCAGCAACAGCTTTAACGCCAGCCCCGAGGAGCCGGCCTACGACGGCCCGAGTACCAGCAGTGCCCACTCGGCACCCGTGGTCAGCAGCGCTGTTTCCTGTGATCCTAGGAAACCGACTGTGAAGAGTAG AAATTGCCCCAATGATGGCCAAGACGATTAA
- the ELOA gene encoding elongin-A isoform X2 has translation MAAESALQVVEKLQARLAANPDPKKLLKYLKKLSTLPITVDILAETGVGKTVNSLRKHEHVGSFAKDLVAQWKKLVPVERNTEPDEQDFEKSNSRKRPRDALKEEEEVEGDYPESWKASGSQSFSPDNRQKKHRKLSELERPHKVSHSHERRDERKRYHRVSPVYSSDHESSDYGHVQSPLSSASPHQMSVDHYRSLEEDHEPFVSHQKPGKGHSNAFQDRLGVSQERHLGEAQGKEVVSQSKEHRSSHKEKRPVNAKGDEKSSLSREKSHKAISKEENRRRPPSGDSTKEKPPSSGVKKEKEKEGSTKKVLPPLEVASDNHLKKPKYRDPEKTKSDKNKQSLESLDIGKRAGDLLPKAKEKVSNNLKTQEGKVKPSHSDRKSVGSFLKAEEADMDDEFEQPTMSFESYLSYDQPRKKKKKIVKTSTTTPGEKGFKKHDSKSTSKNLDSVQKLPKVNENKSEKLPPAGSHSAKLKKVPSDVLPVLPDLPLPVIQANYRPLPSLELMSAFQPKRKALSSPQEEEEAGFTGRRMNSKMQVYSGSKCAYLPKMMTLHEQCIRVLKNNIDSIFEVGGVPYSVLEPVLERCTPDQLYRIEEYNHVLIEDTDQLWKVHCHRDFKDERPEEYESWREMYLRLQDAREQRLRVLTKNIRSAHANKPKGRQAKMAFVNSVAKPPRDVRRRQEKFGTGGAAVPEKIRIKPAPYLSGSSRLGSGGSNSFNASPEEPAYDGPSTSSAHSAPVVSSAVSCDPRKPTVKKIAPMMAKTIKAFKNRFSRR, from the exons ATGGCGGCGGAGTCGGCGCTCCAAGTTGTGGAGAAGCTGCAGGCGCGCCTGGCCGCGAACCCGGACCCGAAGAAG CtattgaaatatttgaagaaactctCCACCTTGCCTATTACAGTAGACATTCTTGCG GAGACCGGGGTTGGGAAAACGGTAAATAGCTTGCGAAAACATGAGCATGTCGGAAGCTTTGCCAAggacctagtggcccagtggAAGAAGCTGGTTCCTGTGGAACG aaatactgaGCCTGATGAACAGGACTTTGAGAAGAGCAATTCTCGAAAGCGCCCCAGGGATGCCcttaaggaggaggaggaggtagagGGGGACTACCCAGAAAGCTGGAAAGCCTCTGGTAGCCAGTCGTTTAGTCCTGATAACAGacagaaaaaacacagaaaactctCAGAGCTTGAGCGCCCTCACAAAGTATCTCACAGTCATGAGAGGAGAGACGAGAGAAAGAGGTACCACAGAGTTTCTCCAGTTTACTCTTCAGACCACGAATCTTCCGATTACGGCCATGTTCAGTCCCCACTGTCATCCGCCAGCCCTCATCAGATGTCTGTGGACCATTACAGATCCCTGGAGGAGGACCACGAGCCCTTTGTTTCACACCAGAAGCCTGGCAAAGGCCACAGTAATGCCTTTCAGGACAGACTGGGGGTCAGTCAAGAACGACACCTGGGTGAAGCCCAAGGGAAAGAGGTCGTGAGTCAGAGCAAGGAGCACAGATCTTCCCATAAAGAAAAACGTCCGGTGAATGCCAAAGGAGATGAGAAGTCTTCTTTGAGCAGAGAAAAATCACACAAGGCCATCTCCAAAGAGGAAAACCGGCGGAGGCCACCCTCAGGGGACAGTACAAAGGAGAAACCGCCCTCTAGTGGTgtcaagaaagagaaggaaaaagagggcaGCACCAAGAAGGTTTTACCCCCCTTGGAGGTGGCATCAGACAACCACCTTAAAAAGCCAAAATATagagacccagagaaaaccaaatcAGACAAAAACAAGCAGAGTCTAGAAAGCTTAGACATAGGCAAGAGGGCAGGAGACCTGTTGCCCAAGGCAAAAGAGAAGGTTTCTAACAACCTAAAGACTCAAGAAGGAAAAGTAAAACCTTCTCATTCAGATAGAAAGTCAGTGGGCTCCTTTCTTAAAGCTGAGGAGGCAGATATGGATGATGAATTCGAGCAGCCCACCATGTCTTTTGAGTCATACCTCAGCTATGACCAGCCccggaagaaaaagaaaaagattgtgaAAACTTCAACCACGACTCCTGgagaaaaaggatttaaaaaacatGATTCAAAAAGCACTAGTAAAAACTTGGACTCAGTTCAGAAATTACCTAAGGTGAATGAAAACAAGTCAGAGAAGCTTCCGCCAGCTGGATCCCATTCAGCCAAGCTGAAAAAG GTCCCCAGCGATGTGCTGCCAGTGTTACCAGACCTTCCATTACCTGTGATACAGGCCAATTACCGCCCACTTCCTTCCCTTGAATTGATGTCTGCCTTCCAACCAAAGCGAAAAG CACTCTCCTCAccccaggaagaggaagaagctggATTTACCGGACGAAGAATGAATTCCAAGATGCAGGTCTATTCTGGTTCCAAGTGTGCCTATCTCCCCAAAATGATGACCTTGCACGAGCAGTGCATCCGGGTGCTTAAAAACAACATTGACT CAATCTTTGAAGTGGGAGGCGTCCCATATTCTGTTCTTGAACCTGTTTTGGAGAGGTGTACACCTGATCAGTTATATCGCATAGAGGAATACAATCAC GTATTAATTGAAGATACGGATCAATTATGGAAAGTTCATTGTCACCGAGACTTTAAGGATGAAAGGCCAGAAGAGTATGAGTCGTGGCGGGAGATGTACCTGCGGCTTCAGGATGCCCGAGAGCAGCGGCTGCGAGTCCTCACAAAGAATATCCGATCTGCGCACGCCAATAAGCCCAAAG GCCGACAAGCAAAAATGGCCTTTGTCAACTCTGTGGCCAAGCCGCCTCGTGATGTTCGAAGGAGGCAGGAGAAGTTTGGAACAGGAGGTGCAGCTGTGCCTGAGAAAATCAG GATCAAGCCAGCGCCGTACCTCTCAGGAAGCAGCCGCTTGGGCAGTGGCGGCAGCAACAGCTTTAACGCCAGCCCCGAGGAGCCGGCCTACGACGGCCCGAGTACCAGCAGTGCCCACTCGGCACCCGTGGTCAGCAGCGCTGTTTCCTGTGATCCTAGGAAACCGACTGTGAAGA AAATTGCCCCAATGATGGCCAAGACGATTAAAGCTTTCAAGAACAGATTCTCCCGACGATAA